A segment of the Catharus ustulatus isolate bCatUst1 chromosome 12, bCatUst1.pri.v2, whole genome shotgun sequence genome:
AGTACATGAACTGTACTACACAAGTCTAAGTCCATGCAATACATGAGCCTGGCCTTAATGAAAGGCTGCCCATCACTCCCTCATTTCCCAAGCATCAGAACTAAGTGGCATGCAGATCCGTGCTGCCCTCTTTAGGATGgtaaaagcagaagcaaaaacaTGGAAACGCTGTCTGCCTTTAAAGCACAGCATGCATTCTTCCTGTTATTTTACTGCATGCAACAAGTTAACTTTTGTTTACTAAGCAGCCATTTCAGTGCTACCAAGGCAGCAGAAGCATATAGGTACTAATGTCAAAAGTTTGGTAGGAATTCAGCAAACAGGAATGACATTAAAATTTGATTGGAAGTATTAGAATTGATTCTTACCATAAATGGCACGCAACTGTATTGTAAAGTTGCTGATAAAACAGATTAGAAGTATAAGGGAAAAAGTTACTTTTGCTTTCTATCACTGATTATTAAACAGGTTATACAAGTGAACtcaaaaaaatgccttttaaaacaaaaaggagcCACCCATGAGGAGAGGCCCTACTCTGAGTATGAAAAGAAGCTTGTATCACTAAGGGCCCAAAGGACAGAATAGCATTACAGTCCTTCTCAATAGCCTATTTAACAGGGTCTCCTCATCCTTCAGTGATACTGAAAATATTACAAGAATGTGCACGCAAATCAGGAGACTGATCAACATCCTTTACACCACATGGTAGTGTAGTAACAGATATTTACccagattttctgtttgaaaggaaaaaaaaaaaaaaaaaaaaaaaaaaacaaacaaaaaaaaaaaccaaaaagcaggCAGTAACTGCCTGTTTAGgtggtacttttttttttttcccccagaaagaCAGTACTAAGGTATTTTTTAAGTTAGTTTCCTGACAGATGCACTGTAAAAATATCTGGGAAAGGGTATTGGGAGCTTTAACCTAGTGCAGTAAGATGAGATTCCTTGTAACTGTGTAGGATTAGTTTTAGGAAGAGCTGTGGTAGCTGACCATTTGTCAGCAGGAAGGAGAGAGTTTTTAGCTAAGCAGCCCCTTGCTCTCAAGGCTTTGGAGTTTGTACCATAGTACTGTTTCAGGTCAAGGCACAAACCAACTCCAGTTGAGTACAGTCTATAATTGTTTGGTTAGGATCAACTTAAAGCCCTCATATGAGTTGGTTTAGACCATTTCAGCAATTAAAGATAGCTAATAGTATATCAAAGTGCAGTAGGAGTGTCCAAAATGCATCAGTTCAGACTTGTATTATGATCAGTCAACAGCCATTTGAAGAAGCTGGATACTCTTGCACAGGATATTACACCATGCAAGTTTGTAGCCAAAATTTGTAAGTATATTGACCTTAAGGTCACACTGAAATCTTAAAAGGAAGCCAGTGTCAAGCCACTTCATCCCACAAAAGTAGTTAGTGTTTGCATTCTGTTCTTGGGATAACAGCTTTAATTCATAGTCAGATATTTAGACAAAAAAAGGACATTAAAGGTTGCATTTTCAGTGTGTCAGTAATAAGTTATCAAATAATTAATGCTACTGTTTGATCATACTCAGAGAATAAGCAAAACTTCAGTTGCATTTCTGATGCAAAGCCATGCAAGCTACATCCTACGTGGGACAATAGACTGCAGCACTAGTGATGAAGCAAATTTTCTATGAGGTGACAAGCATGATTCTCACCATCTCACCTGCTTAAGGATGTTCACAGGAACCACTATCATGAAACCaaacaacatttcttttttcttcttcttttggtCTGACATCAAGAAAAACATTAAGAGTTGCGGGATATGAAGAATACTTGaagcagtattttcatttatttgtaaggaaaagaaatggccATTGAATGACTCTGCTGACAGCACATATTTAAACTTCAGGCAGCTTACCTGAGATGCAAACTCTACTTCACTTCCAGTTATTTCTTCATAATCATCATCTTGCTCACTTTCTTCTCCTCTGGGTACAAGCACTATCTTCCTCTCTGCGAgttcctagaaaaaaaaaaactgaattgCCACCAAGACCTCTCAGGAATTAAGCACAAACAAGTTTAGCATTAGGACAGtagaaatgttttattatttcacttACCTCACCATCATTTGTGATGAGTGTAACACCAATATTGTCCCCAGTTCCCCAGGACTTCTGAGACTTCCAGACCAGATCACTAGGACCTGGGCTTACACCAGCAGCTGCACCCCAGATCTGCAACAGATTTACAGTGAGCTTCTGAAGAatctttttttagtttatttttctttttctagttaATTATGATTCAGTCTAACATATATAATTATTAagtattttaatacaaaagaCATCCAAGTAGGAGAAACTGAACCACTATAATCCCTGGCAAGTTACTTCTTTTCAGGACTACCAAGAATGGTGGTAAAGTTctctaaaaaaattttttagaGAAGACTCAAACAGTGCAGGAAAGGCTGTTAACAGCTTCTGTCCAATGCAGAGGTAGCTCTGCTTGGCCCTACAGAACTTTTGAGTCAGAGCCAAGCCATAGTCACAGACATGCTCAAGGCAGCAATTTGTGTGTGCAACAGCCTCTGGCCTGGGGTCACTCAGATGTGTTGAACAAACTCCTCCACAGTTTGGAGTAGCAAATGTAGAGTTCAGCTCTTTGATCACCATCTATGTGTACTTAGAGTATGATTTTAGAGCTAGTATTTTGCTTAGTACTACAACTCATGAGCTCAGCATTGCTGATCTGGAGTAGGCTAAAGACGTCAGCAGAATTGTGAGTCTCTGCACAACTTTTATCAAGTCACAGGAGTATGGGAAACCCTAAGAAAAAAACTAGAATACAATGATTCTGTCTACAGTTAGAGCACACTCCAGTCTGGGATGATCCAAGTTCAGTCCAAGCTTTAAAGGAAATGTAATTAGCATTCCAGATCAAGTTGATTGAAGGATTTTCCCCGTATCTATCACCACAAAGAATAAAAGCATTAGTTCTTTAGACACTTGGAGTATCTATTTAGTTTTCCATTACAGGACTCTCTACTGACATCTAACATAAGAACAGAGCTCTGAGGAAGTTTTACAAACCCAATACCTACTGTAACTTCTTGGCCTGCCTGAAGAGTGAACCTTGAAGGAAACTTGTAAGTAACATCTGCCACACTTCCAATACGTCTTCTCAATACCCAGCCATGGAGAGGTTGATCCTGTGGGACAAGAAATTTCTCTCAGCATTACAGACCAACACAATATAATTCAAACACAAGTTCTTTCCAGACTCTTGGGTCAGTTTTAATCCCACTCATGTAGCATACAAGCATCTGACAATTTTGAGGAAGCAGCCACATTTCCATGAAAGCCTCCCTATGTTTCCTCCCTCTACTTTAGGATTAATCTTAGTCAAGTTAAGCCACACCTATTCTTACCTTCCATTAGTAGGAGGGCCATAATACTCTTTACCAGGGAGATTCTGATAAATTAAGTTTGCCATGGCCACCTACCaactattttatatatatatatacacacacacacaccttaAAACTTCACGGGTCATTCTGCCTTTCAGGCTGAAATGGCTAAACTACAAGCTGTGTGTTTTGAAGTGCTGCTGATGAATTCTAATGGTTCTGGATTTGCAAATTAAACTAGTGGAAGAATTAGCTAATTGGCCAGATAAACCTTCTGCATAGATTAGATATCAAGAACTCTATTCAACCTTTTAGCTGTTTTAAGTGTTTTTGACTAATGTGAAGCCATCTTTTTCTGATTTACTAGAGCATCTCTATTTAGTTCATAGAGGTAAGTCGTGCTTCTGGTAGTGCTAGCCTGATTCTGGTGACAAACAGCTGAAGGGGTTCAATTTCTGCATAATAAACCCCCTGCACCTCCACCCAAAGGCACCTCCCAGACAGCCCTGGGaacagaggagctgcagtgccacaAGGTCAGTCTCCAGTTTGTCACTAAGCTAAAGCCATCCCCAAGCAGTCATACATTGCAATGCAGACTTGAAAATGGAAATACCTCATCAGAGTGGTTTTTAAGCCTGACAAATTTCCCATCTGCATCAATCTCTTCAATAGATATATTTCCAGAAGCTGAAACATGCTGAATAGTCTTAAATGCAGCACTATGCTCCCTCTTTTTggtttctttgatttttcttttcttcccatgCAGGAATCTTCGGCCCTGACTTGCTGCTTGagttgctgtgctgtgtgaagATGGACTGGGTGACAGCTTTAGCCTAGAAGAGAGTCAGATAACATTCACTTGAGTATCTGATGTGCTTTGTTTCTTCTCATGCCTACCCTCCCATTACATCCAAGCCTAGCAGCTTCGTATATCCAAGCTTTCCATGGCACCTTGAAtacaaaattttactttttctaaaaGGCAAGAGTAGCTAAGTGGTTTGTTAAGTTTGGAAGACAGCCCCAGAGTTCAGAGCAAGCTTATGTTGATAAGAGAAGATTCACAACTGCACTAAGTATGCCTTTAAACTCTTAGCAGACACAGTCTTTAGTGAAAGCTCATTTTAAGTTTTTGACCTTCTTAGCATGTATTGAGAGTTCATGTTCTCACCATGCATGTGAGATACCATGTATACATAGACAGGAGTTGATCCAAGTTCCCAGCTTCATTCATGGAACTTGAATACTCTTTATCTCTAAGATGTAGCACAAAACTTTGAGAGAGTTGAGGGATGTTTAACGGACCTTTGAATTTTATCAGCTGGATTTATGAAGTTACTTCATCTTACTATACCATGTGGTAGATGTGGCATATAAATACAGATGATGCTTCAGTAACTCAATTACTATATTAATGACATGCTTAATATTTGTTTCTTGTCCCCCCACATTGTGAAGGCTAAAGAGTTAGTGTAGAAGTCTTGAATGAAGCAAGTTCTCACAATGAAGATCTTGTCATAGCCTACCTCTGTTCCTCTCCTTCCAACATCTTTCTGTATGCATTTATTTCCAAGTCCAGAGCCAGTTTCACATCTAAGAGGTGCTCATACTCTTCCAGCTGTGCTTGTGCCTGCTTCTGAGCTTGTGccatttcttcctccttttcagcCATGCGCCTTCGATGGAGATCACGATCATAATCCAGCAAATTCTGCAGCTCCTTTATTCTGCTCTCCAAAGCAACATTCTAAAATtaaggggagggggaaaaaaaaattcaaactgtAAGTGAAGATTAGAGAGAATTTAGAATTGagagtaaattaaaataattataaggttatttaaaaaaaaaaaaaggacagaaccTGGCTTTGATATTGATTAACTTGAGATACCAGAGTATCAACTCTCTTCTGTGTTTCCATCAGCTCCTCCCGAGCAGCATTGGCAAACTCACTGTTTCTTGCTGCAGCTAGCTGGGCATTCTCCACCTGTGGATAAGTCACTGTTAGTCCTGAGTTTGCACATTAGCATGTATTATaaacaaggaaggaaaaccaaataattttcatcTGTTACACCTGGAAATAGTTATCTTTTACTGAAGTGTGCAGATATCAATAAAGTCCAGGTCAGAAAGTTCCGTATTACTTTCCAGGGAGGTTTACGCAAGTTTGACATTTATGTCAGAAAAAGTCAGCAATAATCAGGTAGTGAAAATTTCTGGATTAGGATATTTCAGTTAGTAATGTATGAGGACTTTGTATGGATATTAAGTAAATGGATTCTCCAGAAGACCAATGGAGAATATGTTTAGAAGCTGCTTGTCAAAGCATAGGGCTGCAGGATATTGGGTGCACAAATCAAACTATTATCACCCTTCCCCAAAAGGTCTATTATTAAAGAATTCCTGCATCTCTACAAGCAGCAGTGAATTGCTCTCCAAATACCTCAATCTTGAGATGTCCCAAGAAAGGATAAAATGCTCCTTCAACAAACTCTTAGAGAATTTTCAgtggaaacagaaacaaaggcaTTCAAAGGAATTCCCTGAGCTGACATGCAAGTTGATGTGTAGGAAAAGTTAGGTTTTATTCAAGACTAAAATTGCTTAATACAAACATAATGCACCTTGGTCCTGAATCTGTCagaagtcagaaatacaatgaACTTCTCCTAATCACTCCCTGTATTTATGCTTGAACCAGTTTTGTTTGGGATCAAATGTTTGCAAAAATCCTACTGTCAAATTTGACATGGCTTTGAAATTCCCTAACAACTTATGCCAAGAAGCTCTGCAGCAAATGCAGGGGCTCCATCCCTCAGCTGTCTATGCCAGTGTGCCCTTAATTATGTCAAGGTGCAGagaatttcagatttgttttaCTGTCATCTTTTACAAACTCACCTTTGCATTGAATGTTCGCTCCATCTCCTCTTTGTAACCTTGAATTTGTTCTTCATGCTGTTTTCTGAGTCCCTGCAGAGCATCTGAGAGCTTACTCTCAAATTCCCTTTGACGGCCAGATTCTACTTCTGCTAGCCTGCTCTCATGGACTCTTTTTGTCTCCTTGAGCTCCTAGGAGAAGAAATTTCTCAGAGAATAAACAAGCCAATACAGCTTGAAACTGGATTTAGTGTATCAGCTTCacaaatccatccctgctgaAGCAGACTTATCATTGAGTACACAATAATTCATCTTTATGCATACCATTTTCATCTATTAATTGTGACACATCCACCTTGCTGCCTCACTATTGTTTTTCCATCTCACTGCCAATATTGCTTAAATATTTACtacatttattaatttcatttgtaaGACTAATTCTTTGGACTAGCTagattgtttgtttttttaacttaaaacaCATGGATAcacatttcagtttctttaagCACTGTTATTTCACCTATTCTTGTTTTATTCAAAATGTAATAGCAGTTGGTTAGAAAAATTAGAATTCTCTATCAAACCATATACTTTGAGATTCCTACCAGTGAGAAGGAAGCTGTTTTACATTCATATGTAAACCATTTAGTTGTGTGTACTGACTTCTCTCACAAAGGTTACCAGACACCTGAGGTGTTAAGGAAATTGGGAACACAAGTTGCTTAAAGGAGATTCAACTTCTTCACTTACTTCAGGCTTCAAGTAAACATCTGGAATCATTTAACAGTAACTAATATACGTATTATCACTTACACAAAGTAATATATTGGGATTTCAGCTATCTTTAGAGGAGCAGCCTAAGAAATTTCTCATATCCCAGACAGCTATTGGTACTATCCCAGTTAACATGAGGCTGTGTACTTTCTTGAGCCTTCCAAGTTAGGTGGGTGTTATGAGCTGATGGGCTGCCATAGGTTGCTAGTTACCTTTTTAGAGATAAAAGCAATGTTAAGATGGGCTTTAAGTGCATCCAGGGATCACTAAAAAGATGCCTTTTTAATAAGCTAAAACATACGTCCTCATGAAGGCGCTTCTGGAACGTCATTTCTTCCTGCAAAGTTTTCATATGGTTTTCTAGATCCACCCTCCTCAACATTTCACTGTGAAGATGCTTTTTAGTATCCTCCAGTGACAGATTCAGCTGGAAAAGACAGACAACAGGATTATCAAAATTAAGGTATTATTTCAAATTAGGCAGACAATTTGTTACAGGTCATTCAACTTAAATACCACAGCAATCAGAACACGCTGGTTAAGGGAAGTGAGTTACCCTGTAAATTCTCATGTCAGTGGGATCCAAATATCAGCAACAGATAGAAACCTTTTTGTTATGTAGACCAGATTTCCCACAAGGTAAATATAGAACAGCCCTTAATCCCACCAGGTAAATTTGACTCCTCAAACTACACTTCTAATGAATCAATTGTACTATCCATATACATTCCTCCCCTTTACAACTGTAATTATTCCAAAGTTCTTCCTAACTTCTAATACAGTTTTTTGACACTTAATCCTCCAAATGCAGCCTATGTTGATGAACTAATATATACTTTCAGTATTATACACTTCCCTGATGCGTTAGAGAATGCTAGAGGGACTATAGCAGTATATTTCATCTTGTTTTGACTTAAGAACAAGAAACATAATATCCTATAGAATTAAACGTTCCTACAATATGTGGAAGTTTTAAGGAAATCAGCATCAGTAGCACTTGCTGTCAGCAAGGTTGTGGAAATCTTTTTGTCTACCTGTCACTTGTATCTGCAAGGcttcctctgcttttaaatATCAGTAACTGagaaaaaatcaagcaaaaactGCAGGAGCAAAAGCAAAGTGTAGATTCCAATAGCAAGCCTTACACTGAGTACTTGATCCTTTAATTCACAGAGCTCATTCTCCAAAGTCCGGTTCTCATTCAGGGCTGTTGCTAAATCGGCTTCCTTT
Coding sequences within it:
- the LOC117002223 gene encoding lamin-L(III)-like isoform X2, which translates into the protein MATALPPTPAGGSRSATRAAESPLSPARLSRLQEKEELRQLNDRLAAYIERVRALEADKSALQQRLSEHQAGSDRELGCLRLRYEAELADARRALDDIAIERATLQVELGKIGEEHRQLHVRNSKKESDLNLAQARLRDLDAQLNAKEADLATALNENRTLENELCELKDQVLSLNLSLEDTKKHLHSEMLRRVDLENHMKTLQEEMTFQKRLHEDELKETKRVHESRLAEVESGRQREFESKLSDALQGLRKQHEEQIQGYKEEMERTFNAKVENAQLAAARNSEFANAAREELMETQKRVDTLVSQVNQYQSQNVALESRIKELQNLLDYDRDLHRRRMAEKEEEMAQAQKQAQAQLEEYEHLLDVKLALDLEINAYRKMLEGEEQRLKLSPSPSSHSTATQAASQGRRFLHGKKRKIKETKKREHSAAFKTIQHVSASGNISIEEIDADGKFVRLKNHSDEDQPLHGWVLRRRIGSVADVTYKFPSRFTLQAGQEVTIWGAAAGVSPGPSDLVWKSQKSWGTGDNIGVTLITNDGEELAERKIVLVPRGEESEQDDDYEEITGSEVEFASQTKRRRKKKCCLVS
- the LOC117002223 gene encoding lamin-L(III)-like isoform X1, producing the protein MATALPPTPAGGSRSATRAAESPLSPARLSRLQEKEELRQLNDRLAAYIERVRALEADKSALQQRLSEHQAGSDRELGCLRLRYEAELADARRALDDIAIERATLQVELGKIGEEHRQLHVRNSKKESDLNLAQARLRDLDAQLNAKEADLATALNENRTLENELCELKDQVLSLNLSLEDTKKHLHSEMLRRVDLENHMKTLQEEMTFQKRLHEDELKETKRVHESRLAEVESGRQREFESKLSDALQGLRKQHEEQIQGYKEEMERTFNAKVENAQLAAARNSEFANAAREELMETQKRVDTLVSQVNQYQSQNVALESRIKELQNLLDYDRDLHRRRMAEKEEEMAQAQKQAQAQLEEYEHLLDVKLALDLEINAYRKMLEGEEQRLKLSPSPSSHSTATQAASQGRRFLHGKKRKIKETKKREHSAAFKTIQHVSASGNISIEEIDADGKFVRLKNHSDEDQPLHGWVLRRRIGSVADVTYKFPSRFTLQAGQEVTIWGAAAGVSPGPSDLVWKSQKSWGTGDNIGVTLITNDGEELAERKIVLVPRGEESEQDDDYEEITGSEVEFASQQLYNTVACHLCKMKIPAVLSCNVDNHLKTPLSPR